In the genome of Ignavibacteriota bacterium, one region contains:
- a CDS encoding VCBS repeat-containing protein: protein MKRLNLLFIILFNSSIYSQEFFTPQTNINLQDPDIAFWLDYDNDNDLDILVCKYSTTDLKTDLFIYENYNYTFNTKITLPRIYNHIFKIVLEDYNNDGNVDIVVNGRVNSDYKITLFFYNKQNNSFEWNYLNLNPNKYQNFDCGDYNNDGIMDIITTEITDWSTHDGLLKIWNKENNDNYSYTNIQITHAGEGTCKFGDCDNDGDLDILLSDGILINNNSAF, encoded by the coding sequence ATGAAAAGACTAAACCTTCTTTTTATAATTCTTTTCAATTCTTCAATTTACTCACAAGAATTTTTTACGCCACAAACTAATATTAACTTGCAAGACCCAGATATAGCATTTTGGTTAGATTATGATAATGACAATGATTTGGATATTCTAGTTTGTAAATATTCTACAACAGATCTTAAGACCGATTTATTTATTTATGAAAATTATAATTATACGTTTAATACAAAAATAACTTTGCCGAGAATTTATAATCATATTTTTAAAATTGTACTTGAAGATTACAATAATGATGGAAATGTGGATATTGTTGTTAATGGTAGGGTCAATAGTGATTACAAAATAACTCTATTTTTTTATAATAAACAAAATAATTCATTCGAGTGGAATTATCTAAATCTAAACCCCAATAAATATCAAAATTTTGACTGTGGTGATTACAATAATGACGGCATTATGGATATTATAACAACAGAAATTACTGACTGGAGTACTCACGATGGTTTATTAAAAATATGGAACAAAGAAAATAATGATAACTATTCTTATACCAATATACAAATTACACATGCTGGTGAAGGTACATGTAAATTTGGGGATTGTGATAATGATGGAGATCTAGATATTCTTTTGAGTGATGGAATATTGATTAACAATAATAGTGCTTTTTAA
- a CDS encoding T9SS type A sorting domain-containing protein, with product MFKIVLFDNNGIQKNTLEVSNGLDFNVIFLKNEFYVINENCFGPGCDGSGGIYGYYLTYQRYNYQGEEVDNPVYVNSDTGNFEFKFAKLKNEEILVSWFERDTYSTNICSQILPKSESAKKPILKINDDIPYAFQGNPDFAIDNDKNIVTVFEDDRNGNWDIYSQKIDSQSNLIGSSYKVNDDTTNSDQLLPSVSFEKNGNYMIGWIDNRFNDSRAYVQVYSMEGEKIENNIDFGSAIKNIKINSIEDKFIVTCSSNDDTAIFSRLYSNKGNPISNKIQVTGLMGNIGGYIEIKNFDVQTTNDGKYFIYWKMFNNDYQIEIRGQLIDTLGNKVGPVIQINKETELEDNNENLLDKIIIIWQFGDYNIYTRIMLSSGEFITPILKVNENIYDYNLKNIPEIYKDENNNFIAYWDQYIQIFTNEAIKFGSNKKIIHSDANKHGFYLNSKSLLDDQKIYVVSEKLIHDYGTNYDVKLEIYQLNYIITKTENNKIVLIDNYLLSQNYPNPFNPTTKIKYSIPENVKSEKENVKLIVFDVLGKEIKTLVNENKSPGNYEVEFNASYLSSGIYFYKIQAGKFIETKKMILIK from the coding sequence ATGTTTAAAATAGTTTTATTTGACAACAATGGAATACAAAAAAATACATTAGAAGTTAGTAACGGTTTAGATTTTAATGTAATATTTCTTAAAAATGAATTCTATGTAATAAATGAAAATTGTTTTGGACCTGGATGCGATGGTAGTGGCGGGATTTATGGCTATTACTTGACTTATCAAAGATATAATTATCAAGGAGAAGAGGTTGACAATCCTGTTTATGTTAATTCTGATACTGGAAATTTTGAGTTTAAATTTGCTAAACTAAAAAATGAAGAAATATTAGTTTCTTGGTTTGAAAGAGATACATATAGTACTAATATTTGTTCACAAATACTACCTAAAAGTGAGAGCGCTAAAAAACCAATTCTTAAAATAAATGATGATATACCTTATGCATTCCAAGGGAACCCGGATTTTGCCATTGATAATGATAAAAATATAGTAACTGTTTTTGAAGATGATAGAAATGGTAATTGGGATATTTATTCGCAAAAAATTGATTCTCAAAGCAATTTAATTGGTTCAAGTTATAAGGTAAATGATGATACGACAAACTCGGATCAACTTTTACCATCAGTTTCTTTTGAAAAAAATGGTAATTATATGATTGGTTGGATAGATAATAGATTTAATGATAGTAGAGCCTACGTGCAAGTATATTCTATGGAAGGTGAAAAAATTGAAAATAATATTGATTTCGGATCGGCAATTAAAAACATTAAAATTAATTCCATTGAAGATAAATTCATTGTAACATGTTCTTCTAATGACGATACAGCAATATTTAGCAGATTATATTCAAATAAGGGAAACCCAATAAGTAACAAAATTCAAGTTACTGGTTTAATGGGAAATATTGGTGGCTATATTGAGATAAAAAATTTTGATGTTCAAACTACAAACGATGGAAAATATTTTATTTATTGGAAAATGTTTAATAATGACTATCAAATTGAAATAAGAGGTCAACTTATTGATACATTAGGGAACAAAGTAGGCCCAGTCATTCAAATAAATAAGGAAACTGAACTTGAAGATAATAATGAAAATTTGCTAGATAAAATTATTATTATATGGCAGTTTGGAGATTACAATATTTATACTAGAATAATGTTGAGTAGCGGAGAGTTTATTACCCCAATACTGAAAGTTAATGAAAATATATATGATTATAATCTAAAGAATATTCCTGAAATTTATAAGGATGAGAATAATAATTTTATTGCTTACTGGGATCAGTATATACAAATATTTACAAATGAAGCTATTAAATTTGGCTCAAATAAAAAAATTATTCATTCTGATGCCAATAAACATGGCTTTTATTTAAATAGTAAATCACTTTTAGATGATCAAAAAATATATGTAGTTAGTGAAAAACTTATTCATGATTATGGAACTAATTATGATGTAAAATTAGAAATTTACCAATTGAATTATATAATTACTAAAACTGAAAACAATAAAATTGTTCTAATTGATAATTATTTATTATCCCAAAACTACCCAAATCCGTTTAACCCAACAACTAAGATAAAATATAGTATTCCGGAAAACGTAAAAAGTGAAAAGGAAAATGTGAAACTTATTGTATTTGATGTTTTAGGTAAAGAAATAAAAACATTGGTTAACGAAAACAAATCGCCCGGAAATTATGAAGTAGAATTTAATGCAAGTTATTTAAGCAGCGGAATTTATTTTTATAAAATTCAAGCGGGAAAATTTATAGAAACTAAAAAAATGATATTAATTAAATAA
- a CDS encoding T9SS type A sorting domain-containing protein — protein sequence MASLIISVITQGTSEWGDYDNDGDLDLLMNGWTDSYLPSSKIYKNEGNDIFSEVSENILNTTNGKWGDYNNDGYLDILLSGSYIPTNPLSYVYRNIIHAKKISYSIQMPNCGNTNDPIEIFSGNIYEGNKIEFPEYTLPTELSFFQNFYNMLVGAQIVFPNNVLKENIHINVNLNILCESGLSDNPTTEDILELLSLYVQVTGDSSGTHDLSDYYSLIDNAEILIKIPIENIQSFIDITDLENNKFITYITKNESGLITEGIRGELDSLYYTIYSNNLTEINLGYKQNVTDIKNISEIPITYALYQNFPNPFNPSTSIKFSIPETANVKLIVYDVLGKAITTLVNENKSPGIYEVDFNGSELSSGIYFYKIEMGKYVSVKKMMLIK from the coding sequence ATGGCTTCCTTAATTATTAGCGTAATTACTCAAGGCACAAGTGAGTGGGGAGATTATGATAATGATGGAGATCTTGATTTATTAATGAATGGATGGACTGATTCGTATCTCCCTTCCAGTAAAATTTATAAAAATGAGGGAAATGATATTTTCTCTGAAGTATCTGAAAACATTTTAAATACTACAAATGGAAAATGGGGAGATTATAATAATGATGGCTATCTTGATATTTTATTATCTGGTTCTTATATACCGACAAATCCATTAAGTTATGTATATAGAAACATTATACATGCAAAAAAAATTAGTTATTCAATTCAAATGCCTAATTGTGGAAACACAAATGATCCGATTGAAATATTTAGCGGAAATATTTATGAAGGTAATAAAATAGAATTTCCGGAATATACGCTTCCAACCGAATTAAGTTTTTTCCAAAACTTTTACAATATGCTCGTAGGCGCTCAAATTGTATTCCCAAATAATGTCTTGAAAGAAAATATTCATATAAATGTAAATCTAAATATTTTGTGTGAAAGCGGATTATCTGATAATCCAACAACAGAAGATATTTTGGAATTACTCTCGCTTTATGTTCAAGTTACCGGAGATTCTTCAGGCACACACGATTTATCTGATTATTATAGTTTAATCGATAACGCAGAAATCTTGATAAAAATTCCTATAGAAAATATTCAAAGTTTTATTGATATAACTGATTTAGAAAATAATAAGTTCATTACATACATCACAAAAAATGAATCTGGTTTAATTACTGAAGGAATTCGCGGAGAATTGGATTCTTTGTATTACACAATTTATTCAAATAATCTTACAGAAATTAATTTAGGTTATAAACAAAATGTAACTGATATAAAGAACATATCGGAAATTCCAATTACATACGCGCTTTATCAAAATTTTCCAAATCCATTTAATCCTAGTACATCAATTAAATTCTCTATTCCAGAAACGGCTAATGTGAAACTTATTGTATATGATGTTTTAGGAAAAGCAATAACAACATTAGTAAATGAAAACAAATCACCCGGAATTTATGAAGTAGATTTTAATGGGTCCGAGTTATCAAGTGGAATTTATTTCTATAAAATAGAAATGGGCAAATATGTTTCAGTTAAAAAGATGATGTTAATCAAATAA
- a CDS encoding sigma-54-dependent Fis family transcriptional regulator: MNKGNILIVDDQLEIRELISKLLNLENYNSFCAENIDDGLKIISDEDIQVIVLDVRLNNINSIEYIPEFKKKNPLIEIIMLTAYGRINDGVQSIKLGAFDYITKGDDDDKIIPTVEKAMEKNRLSSKLNKLENKIRSKFKYDNIIGCSKIIKDNIELAKKFTDSDTTILLTGETGTGKEVFAQAIHYESYRSGKPFVAINCSSIPKDILESELFGYKKGAFTGANSNKKGLFEEADGGTLFLDEISEMSVNLQAKLLRVLETNTFIKPGDSKETKVDVRIISATNKNIDEEIKKEMFRKDLFYRISTFVLNLPPLRERKEDITILAEYFITHFSKKFNKPIDNIDPDFHIKLIMYPFPGNVRELRNLCERVVILAENGNIYSKYLPQEFFFQQENPDYVNNILSLNDLEKQHIQKILAFTQNNKNKAADLLGIGLTTLYRKIEQYEIK, translated from the coding sequence ATGAACAAAGGAAATATCTTAATAGTAGATGATCAACTTGAAATAAGAGAACTAATTTCAAAATTATTGAATCTGGAAAATTACAATTCATTTTGTGCTGAAAATATTGATGACGGTTTAAAAATAATTTCCGATGAAGATATTCAAGTAATTGTACTCGATGTAAGATTAAATAACATTAACAGTATTGAATATATTCCGGAATTTAAAAAGAAAAATCCGCTGATTGAAATAATTATGCTTACCGCATACGGCAGAATAAATGACGGTGTTCAATCGATAAAGCTTGGGGCATTTGATTATATTACAAAAGGAGATGATGACGATAAAATAATTCCAACGGTTGAAAAGGCAATGGAAAAGAATAGATTGTCGTCTAAATTAAATAAGCTTGAAAATAAAATTAGAAGTAAATTCAAATATGATAATATTATCGGATGTTCAAAAATAATAAAAGATAATATTGAACTCGCAAAGAAATTCACGGATTCCGATACAACGATTCTGCTGACGGGAGAAACCGGAACAGGTAAGGAAGTATTTGCTCAAGCAATTCATTATGAAAGTTATAGGTCCGGCAAACCGTTTGTTGCAATAAATTGCAGCAGTATTCCAAAAGATATACTGGAATCGGAATTGTTCGGGTATAAAAAAGGTGCTTTTACTGGCGCTAATTCAAACAAAAAAGGTCTGTTTGAAGAGGCTGATGGAGGAACATTATTTTTAGATGAAATAAGCGAGATGTCCGTAAATCTGCAGGCAAAATTACTAAGAGTACTTGAAACAAATACTTTTATTAAACCCGGTGATTCAAAGGAAACTAAGGTTGATGTTAGAATTATTTCCGCAACAAATAAAAACATTGATGAAGAAATTAAAAAAGAAATGTTCAGAAAAGATTTGTTTTATAGAATCAGTACTTTTGTTTTAAATTTGCCCCCATTAAGGGAAAGAAAAGAAGATATTACGATTCTTGCGGAATATTTTATTACTCACTTCTCCAAAAAATTTAACAAGCCAATTGATAATATTGATCCGGATTTTCATATTAAACTGATTATGTATCCATTCCCCGGAAATGTTCGCGAGTTGAGAAATTTGTGCGAAAGAGTTGTAATCCTTGCTGAGAACGGAAATATTTATTCAAAATACCTCCCGCAGGAGTTTTTCTTTCAACAAGAAAATCCTGATTATGTAAATAATATTTTGTCATTAAATGATTTGGAAAAACAGCACATTCAAAAAATACTCGCGTTTACACAAAATAATAAGAACAAAGCAGCAGATTTACTGGGCATTGGTTTAACAACACTATATAGAAAAATTGAACAATATGAAATAAAGTAA
- a CDS encoding HAMP domain-containing protein: MLSLKTKIYGSFSIIIFTIIALVLCGIYSLNELAQDSRAIIKDNYHSIDYSFLMIEELDKFEEISLSKDIHNYSEKLTKKDSLLKVLSNFSETLLLQKNNVTEKGELELVNQLEVFFKNCRNKIIRDSNSNRNAETSIGSEIHSMRKIVGDIYKLNMNSIIHKNAIAKNTSEKVITLMSIISFGSLLIILFFLVKFPNYIIKPIVELTSKIKAISVKSFDQKINFKSADEIGSLTNAFNVMTERLKEFEEQHIDQKIFDKKRIESLVYGLNDGIILLDEYNNIVLINSKAIKLFSLEQIQTQNKNIYELRKHSDKLDKYWEKIFNENNKNGQIEIYDVDSEQYFNVDNIEIKLEKALNNKSEIKGKVLIFKNVTLFKEKDLAKTNLIATVSHELKTPISSINLSLKLLNDIRLGALNDEQIKLVEAISLQNRKLLRVVNELLDFAQVETGRINLIIEQTDPIQLIDLAISALLVLFSEKEIELDFELMENPPLIKADKEKSVWILVNLLTNAIRYSSLKGRIKIKLEKIENYLMYSVIDNGSGISQDELENIFKKFVRSDNKKGTGLGLSIAKEMVETQGGKIWVESKFHEGSQFHFTLPIA, from the coding sequence ATGTTATCGCTAAAAACAAAAATTTACGGCAGTTTTTCTATAATTATTTTTACAATTATAGCATTGGTACTTTGCGGCATATATTCTTTAAACGAACTTGCCCAAGACTCTAGAGCAATTATTAAGGATAATTATCATTCAATTGATTATTCGTTTTTAATGATTGAGGAATTAGATAAATTCGAAGAGATCAGCCTTTCAAAAGATATTCATAACTATTCAGAAAAATTGACAAAGAAAGACTCATTGTTAAAAGTATTATCCAATTTTAGCGAAACATTGCTTCTGCAGAAAAATAATGTTACTGAAAAAGGTGAACTGGAACTTGTTAATCAGCTTGAAGTTTTTTTCAAAAATTGCAGAAATAAAATAATTAGAGACAGCAATTCCAACCGGAATGCCGAAACGAGTATTGGATCTGAAATTCATTCAATGAGAAAAATTGTAGGTGATATTTATAAATTAAATATGAATAGTATAATTCACAAAAATGCAATAGCAAAAAATACATCAGAAAAAGTTATAACGCTTATGTCAATAATTTCTTTCGGCAGTTTGTTAATTATACTTTTCTTTCTTGTAAAATTTCCAAATTACATAATTAAACCAATTGTGGAACTTACTTCCAAAATCAAAGCTATATCAGTTAAAAGTTTCGATCAGAAAATTAATTTCAAATCAGCCGATGAAATTGGTTCCTTGACAAATGCTTTTAATGTAATGACAGAAAGATTAAAGGAATTTGAGGAGCAGCATATTGATCAAAAAATATTTGATAAAAAAAGAATTGAAAGTTTGGTTTATGGTTTAAATGATGGAATAATACTTCTTGATGAATACAATAATATCGTTCTGATAAATTCCAAAGCGATAAAGTTATTTTCGTTAGAACAAATACAGACGCAAAATAAAAATATTTATGAATTAAGGAAACATTCAGACAAATTGGATAAGTATTGGGAAAAAATATTTAATGAAAATAATAAAAACGGACAAATAGAAATTTATGATGTAGATTCCGAACAATACTTTAATGTTGACAATATTGAAATAAAACTTGAAAAAGCCTTAAACAATAAGAGTGAAATTAAAGGAAAAGTTCTGATATTTAAAAATGTTACATTATTTAAAGAAAAGGATTTGGCAAAAACAAATTTAATCGCGACAGTTTCGCACGAATTAAAAACTCCAATTTCATCAATCAATTTGAGTTTGAAATTATTGAACGATATCAGATTAGGCGCATTAAATGACGAACAAATAAAATTAGTTGAAGCAATTTCTTTACAGAATAGAAAACTATTAAGGGTAGTAAATGAATTATTGGATTTTGCGCAAGTTGAAACGGGAAGAATTAATTTAATAATTGAACAGACTGATCCAATTCAATTGATAGATTTGGCAATTTCTGCGCTATTGGTTTTATTTTCGGAAAAAGAGATTGAGCTTGATTTTGAATTAATGGAAAATCCTCCATTAATAAAAGCCGACAAAGAAAAATCTGTTTGGATTTTGGTTAATTTATTAACTAACGCTATAAGATATTCTTCACTAAAGGGAAGAATTAAAATTAAATTGGAAAAAATTGAAAACTATTTAATGTATTCAGTTATTGATAATGGTTCAGGCATATCCCAAGATGAGCTTGAAAACATTTTTAAGAAATTTGTACGTTCTGATAATAAAAAAGGGACCGGACTCGGCTTATCTATAGCAAAGGAAATGGTGGAAACGCAAGGCGGGAAAATTTGGGTAGAGAGTAAATTTCATGAAGGTTCTCAATTTCATTTCACGCTGCCAATCGCATAA